Part of the Lucilia cuprina isolate Lc7/37 chromosome 5, ASM2204524v1, whole genome shotgun sequence genome is shown below.
GAAATTTCGCTGCCTCCTATTATAGCCGAACAAAAGTTACCCATTATATCGACTGCAGTTTCACTGCCTCCCTTAATATCAACGGaacaaaaattacctttaattTCTATAGGCTCGAAAATACCTTCTTTATCCTCATTACTCTCACCAGCTTTGCCATCGATTTCGATTTACACCAATGAACCCAGACATCATTATTTTGTGGCACCAGCTGCTCCTCATGTAGTCGACTATGTACCCAGTTCTATAGTTTTATCACCGGCCACGGCAACTACCATTAAAGCACGTCGTAGTGTTATAGCCGACGATAAGGAGGCCAACAAACCAATATTGCCCTTAATTCTACCAGAACCCACCAACAAACCCCTAGCCTTGCCTTTAAATAATGAACTCGAAAAGGAGGAACTGTTGTTGAAAGAAAAGAAAGAGGAGTTTAAGCGTTTCTTGGAGGCAAACGCCTTAAAGGAGGAGTCTAAGGAACAACAATTGGAACTAAAACCTAATGAAGATATCAAGCTggcagaaaatgaaaaaagtaagtAAGATTTCAAATTAAGGTTTagattataatattttcttatttcaaaGTACAAAAACTCAATTTGGAAAATAATCCTTTGGAATTGAAATTGTCCCCTTTGGCACCGGCTGAAAAAGAAGATGATACTCCTCAAACTAAGGAGGCCTAAAGAGAgggtaaacattttaatcactAAATAGACTGACTGCATGGAATACATCACATTTACATCACAagtaaatttcaacaaacacacccacccacacacacacaatgatcatacaaaaacaattcaatCATCAACATTACaccgatttttatttttttaactcttaattttattttaagattttattcttagtttttttttaattttgatttattatcaataaatatttatatatatttaattaattaatttaattcataCATTTCATACGTACATTCATTAAAACATCACATAAATGCATTCAAATACATCACATCACACATAACAAGCAAGaaataatcacaaaaaaaattaacaaaaaaaactaaatttacaacaacttaaaaaaaacaaacaaaaaactttataaacaaataaaatgtaataaataaaacctggtgttacatattttattatcaattattttaatattagataATTTAGGGAAACAAAACTTTCATGATTTCTGTCCAAATGGGGTGTCTTTTAAGACATTATTACCGCAATCAGCACTTGCATATTAATGTTGTGTTCAAATATTTCTCTATTGTGCCGCCACTATTAACAAACAATTGTAACTGTAGCAGTGTTATCTCTACAAATCTAAATATATTAACCCTTTGAGTACTCAGATAtccaatttaaaacatttctcaTTGAACAAACAGTAAAAATTACTCACATTTCTCACCAAATAAGCTATGCTTATGTAAGAAACTTAAAATCGCATGATCGCCCAATTGTAATCTGATCTGCACTTTTCAAAGTTATGAAAAGTGTGGTTAACTACCATCTTGTCAAATATCTAGCGACCAAGAATTTACTTAACGACCGCCAGAGCGGCTTTCGTAGGGGTCGCCTCTAGGTTCTATGGAAGACCTTCTCTCCTTCATTTCGGAGAAATAGTAACATTCCATTCACAATTTTGTCAAAAGTAAAGTGGTGGCTCTAGGTGTTTCCAAGGCATTTCATAGAAAGCTTCCATCTTATTAAATATCTAGAGATCAACAACTTACTTAACGACCACCAGTGCGGCTTTCGTAGGGGTCGCTCTACGGAAGACCTTCTCTTCTTCATTTCGGAGAAATAGTAACATTCCATTCaccattttgtaaaaagtaaagTGGTGGCTCTAGATATTTCCATGACGTTTCATAGAGAGTTTTCATCATGTCAAATATCTAGAGACCAACAATTTATTTAACGACTGCCAGTACGGCTTTCGTAGGGGTCGCTCTATAGGAGACCTTTTCTCCCTCTTTTCGGAGAAATGACGTTATTCCATTCACCATTTTTGCGTAAGTAAAGTGGTGGTTCTAGATATTTACAAGGCGTTTCATAGAGAGTTTCCATCTTGTAAAATATCTAGAGACTAACAATTTACTTAACGACCGCCAGTGCGGCTTTCGTAGGGGTCGCTCTACGAAGACCTTCTCTCCTTCATATCGGAGAAATAGTAACATTCCATTCACAATTTTGTCAAAAGTAAAGTGATGGCTCAACAATTTACTTAAGGGCCACCAGTACGGCTTTCGTATGGGGTAGCTCTACGAAAgactttctctctctctcttttcgAAGAAAGGAAGGGGAAAGTAAAGTGGTGGCTCTAGATATTTCCAAGGCATTTCATAGAAAGTTTTTATCTTGTCAAATATCTACAGACTAACAATTTACTTAACGACCACCAGTACGGCTTTCGTAGAAAGTGCACCATGCACTTGTATCACAAATTGTTGCATTTGGCAACTTCACTCGATTTATTTCGAGCTTTCTCAGAGATCGCACTATACGAGTTGTTATAGATCACATCTCATCAAACGAGTTCAACATTAATATTCCTGAATTAATGTTGAACTGCAATGATACTCTATTACTTATCATCATAATTGACATTCTATGTCAAACTTTCAACTATATCTACTCGTTTTTGCCGATGTCAGAAATATCTGCCATCGGAAACTCTTAATGTTCTAGGCATGAAAATACAGTGTAATGTCCGatggactaaacacatttttcaagtgTAGAATGAAGCATTTAAGACTCAATCGGATCTTACTCTTTACACTAATAATATCCGATGGAAAATCGATTACAACTCTCATGTATGGACCGGAGATCTTTGAAGTCTATTTTGGAGTGACAGTAGGGTATCACTGGAGCAGGATCACAACGTAGGATGtttttcactgttctatcgatactataaTGGAACTGGATCGTTTCCGATACCCAAATATTTTTATGCAGCACACGACTCTAATCAAGAACACACCTATTTGTGGTTgattggccagtggaccgcacaaaacattacagggaaaatttATTCTACCGCAATGTTCGTATGTAGAAGTATTTCCCCTCACTTTCGATGTGAAaaggtttaaatcaaatgtccacaaacactactcccccTACACtgcaaaatatagatttttatatgaaaaacataatgtCGCGACATGTCGACTATAGATCTTTAAATCccaaaaatatagtaaaatatcGATCTTTATACGAGAAACACATAAAACCGTTTCTAGATTTTCAACAACGCTCCAATTAAGAAATTAGTGATAATCTTTAAAGACCCATATttccacaaaaaatatttgactaGATATACCCGGCGTACTTTGCTGCCCtaaaaatgatataaataaaaaacccacttcatgattttgaagattctaactacaatagttttccagatatacaATTTCTTATAATTCGCTAATTTTTCCGAACGTTAATTAAGATTTGAATgtaatcattaatttttttttaaatttaatagttttgcaGATATAAgaaattgtgtatttatttcatattattcCCTATTGAAAGTCCGCCTGTTATTCTCTAAAAGttcatatgaatgtcaaagtttttcATGTAGAATTTAACGATTCTACCTCATATACATTCCCAAATATATGAATtctaatatttacttaattctCATGGGGGCTTCAAGTAACCCGTTCGCCATTTCTCTCTATATTGTTGAGatcaatattaaagttcttcgtacaaaatatgaataatttacttttattacttTCCCAGATATagcattttttgtatttaattcatgtaaGGGGTGCTTTATCCCTCAGTGGTAGTCTGCCACTTTATTACACAATATGTTAACAtggatattaaagttcttcgtaaaaaattttaagattctaactgtaacagtttcAAAGATAaacgtatttttgtatttaatttatatgagagGTACCTCGACCCCTGCTCCTAGTCCCCCTACTTTTGTCTTTAATTGGAACACAAAAGGAACACActgtaaaattttcaagaaaatcggttcagccgctTCGTAGTCTTTCAACTTCAAACATAGATAGATGAATAAAGATGagctcaattttatttttataacaaaaacacttttttcaaattataaataaataagacatttttattattaaacaccaacatttaacttaagatatacgaaaaaaaacaaataaataactaattaacacattaaaatttccttataatttcttattttcattattaatcgatttgttattttttatttcaataaattcatTCTCTTCATCTGCGTCATTTATTATCACCGAAGGCGTTGTTGCTCTTGTAGTGATCGTAATAGTTGTAGTAAGTGGCCGTCTTGTGGATTTATTCAAAGTCAACGAGGtcttattatttctattaatacCATTACTAATGTGGCCACTACTTAAATTGACATCGATTTCATTCGCACCCAAAGTCAATGTCTCATCTGGCAGTGGTGCATTTGCTGTCAATGTAGTTGTGGTAGTGGGCTTATAATCCTCCCGCACCGGTTTACTAGTATCGgtatatttataaatagaaaaatatgtctGTATACGTTGGATAACACGTTCCAAAAATGGTGGAAATTTATGCTCAACACCATCAccataaattttttgatttaaatcatttaaagtgtttttccCATGAAGTGGTCTCGTTAAGCGTATTGCatttaaaatggttttaaagATGATCGCATCTTGCCAAATATTGGAAGAATTATTAAGAGTACTGCGCAGTATTAAGGAACCATTTGGTTTTAATTCCAAGAAACCATCTTCTGTATTGGTAAGTTTTGGATTTTGTATAATGGCCGCTTGCAGGGGTATGATTACAAATGGGAGTAGGAAAactgttaattttaatttgtccatttttagaaaatattgcaaaacacTTTTCTTgcgttttatttataattatttttgagtatgttttattgttaaataaaatttttgtattttttataaaacttaaagaaatcCACTAGCTCTTGTTGCTGCCAATGTTGTATTAACAATAATTGTAATGTTTTTTAGTGTGACTTGCATTGGTGATCACTTTTTTTGGCCACGCATATTTTGTAAAGGTAAAAGAGTGTATGAGAGATCGAGACCATGGTTGTTTGTGTTTTAAGACCCTACACCTCTATAGCAATAGCGAGGAGAGTATTATGTTTTTGTGCAAAGGTTTGTGACATTCAAATAAAGATTAGTAATAGAGTAGTATTGACTTTATGAGCCGATGGATACTGGTCAGTTGGAAAGCCCGTGTTAATTTCGAAACtcatttaactaactaactaactaactaactaactaactaactaactaactaactaactaactaactaactaactaactaactaactatctatatatctatctatctatctatctatctatctatctatctatctatctatctatctatctatctatctatctatctatctatctatctatctatctatctatctatctatctatctatctatctatctatctatctatctatctatctatctatctatctatctcgctatctatctatctatctatctatctatctatctatctatctatctatctatctatctatctatctatctatctatctatctatctatctatctatctatctatctatctatctatctatctatctatctatctatctatctatctatctatctatctatctatctatctatcatccatctatctatctatctatctatctatctatctatctatctatctatctatctatctatctatctatctatctatctatctatctatctatctatctatctatatctatctatctatctatctatctatctatctatctatctatctatctatctatctatctctatctatctatctatctatctatctatctatctatctatctatctctatctatctattatctatctatctatctatcttctatctatctatctatctatctatctatctatctatctatctatctatctatctatatatatatctatctatctatctatctatctatctatctatctatctatctatctatctatctatctatctatctatctatctatctatctatctatctatctatctatctgtctgtctgtctgtctgtctgtctgtctgtctgtctgtctgtctgtctatctatctatctagatatctagctatctatctatctatctatctatctatctatctatctatctatctatctatctatctatctatctatctatctatctatctatctatctatctatctatatctatctatctattatctatctatctctactatctatctatctatctatctatctatctatctatctatctatctatctatctatctatctatctatctatctatctatctatctatctatctatctatctatctatctatctatctatctatctatctatctatctatctatctatctatctatctatctatctatctatctatctatctatctatctatctatctatctatctatctatctatctatctatctatctatctatctatctatctatctatctatctatctatctatctatctatctatctatctatctatacatctatctatctatcaatctatctatcaatctatctatcaatttatctatctatcaatctatctatctatctatctatctatctatctatctatctatctatctatctatctatctatctatctatctatccatctttctatctatctatctatctatctatctatctatctatctatctatcatatctatctatctatctatctatctatctatctatctatctatctatctatctatctatctatctatctatctatctatctatctatctatctatctatctatctatctatctatctatctatctatctatctatctatctatctatctatctatctatctatctatctatctatctatctatctatctatctatctatctatctatctatctatctatctatctatctatctatctatctatctatctatctatctatctatctatctatctatctatctatctatctatctatctctatctctatctatctatctatctatctatctatctatctatctatctatctatctatctatctatctatctatctatctatctatctatctatctatctatctatctatctatctctatctatctatctatctatctatctatctatctatctatctatctatctatctatctatctatctatctatctatctatctatctatctgtctgtctgtctgtctgtctgtctgtctgtctgtctgtctgtctgtctgtctatctatctagctatctagctatctagctatctatctatctatctatctatctatctatctatctatctatctatctatctatctatctatctatctatctatctatctatctatctatctatctatctatctatctatctatctatctatctatctatctctatctatctatctatctatctctatctatctatctatctatctatctatctcctatctatctatctatctatctatctatctatctatctatctatctatctatctatctatctatctatctatctatctatctatctatctatctatctatctatctatctatctatctatctatctatctatctatctatctatctatctatcattatctatctatctatctatctatctatctatctatctatctatatcttctatctatctatctatctatctatctatctatctatctatctatctatctcatctatctatctatctatctatctatctatctatctatctatctatctatctatctatctatctatctatctatctatctatctatctatctatctatctatctatctatctatctatctatctatctatctatctatctatctatctattctatctatctatctatctatctatctatctacctagctatctatctatctatctatctctatctatctatctatctatctatctatctatctatctatctatctatctatctgtctgtctgtctgtctgtctgtctgtctgtctgtctgtctgtctatctttctatctatctatctatctatctatctatctatctatctatctatctatctatctatctatctatctatctatctatctatctatctatctatctatctatctatctatctatctatctatatctatctatctatctatctatctatctatctacctatctatctatctatctatctatctatctatctatctatctatctatctatctatctatctatctatctatctatctatctatctatctatctatctatctatctatctatctatctatctatctatctatctatctatctatctatctatctatctatctctatctatctatctatctatctatctatctatctatctatctatctatctatctatctatctatctatctacctacctatctatctatctatctatctatctatctatctatctatctatctatctatctatctatctatctatctatctatctatctatctgtctgtctgtctgtctgtctgtctgtctgtctgtatgtctatctatctatctatctacctatctatctatctatctgtctgtctgtctgtctgtctgtctgtctgtatgtctgtctatctatctatctatctatctctctctctatctatctatctatctatctatctatctatctatctatctatctatctatctatctatctatctatctatctatctatctatctatctatctatctatctatctatctatctatctatctatctatctatctatctatctatctatctatctatctatctatctacctatctatctatctatctatctatctatctatctatctatctatctatctatgatctatctatctatctatctatctatctatctatct
Proteins encoded:
- the LOC124419931 gene encoding uncharacterized protein LOC124419931 isoform X2: MFKYILLCSFLVHIIRAKPVHQHHGELAPHVLIVTPQAQLRLESLVPGTPIIQHLSPFTRFVAPHEETIVYVPASAAAAIQNAEIVSRSLEGNKGKQINPQDFTNALTTIASNSAQSLQNAAESAATAANSYITSSSTYVPNLGNPASGFQTAAEALYQGAQSTINSYVQSQQQSQQPQAQAQTTQLLSAETPLAAAEISLPPIIAEQKLPIISTAVSLPPLISTEQKLPLISIGSKIPSLSSLLSPALPSISIYTNEPRHHYFVAPAAPHVVDYVPSSIVLSPATATTIKARRSVIADDKEANKPILPLILPEPTNKPLALPLNNELEKEELLLKEKKEEFKRFLEANALKEESKEQQLELKPNEDIKLAENEKIQKLNLENNPLELKLSPLAPAEKEDDTPQTKEA
- the LOC124419931 gene encoding uncharacterized protein LOC124419931 isoform X1 gives rise to the protein MMFKYILLCSFLVHIIRAKPVHQHHGELAPHVLIVTPQAQLRLESLVPGTPIIQHLSPFTRFVAPHEETIVYVPASAAAAIQNAEIVSRSLEGNKGKQINPQDFTNALTTIASNSAQSLQNAAESAATAANSYITSSSTYVPNLGNPASGFQTAAEALYQGAQSTINSYVQSQQQSQQPQAQAQTTQLLSAETPLAAAEISLPPIIAEQKLPIISTAVSLPPLISTEQKLPLISIGSKIPSLSSLLSPALPSISIYTNEPRHHYFVAPAAPHVVDYVPSSIVLSPATATTIKARRSVIADDKEANKPILPLILPEPTNKPLALPLNNELEKEELLLKEKKEEFKRFLEANALKEESKEQQLELKPNEDIKLAENEKIQKLNLENNPLELKLSPLAPAEKEDDTPQTKEA
- the LOC111683428 gene encoding uncharacterized protein LOC111683428; this translates as MDKLKLTVFLLPFVIIPLQAAIIQNPKLTNTEDGFLELKPNGSLILRSTLNNSSNIWQDAIIFKTILNAIRLTRPLHGKNTLNDLNQKIYGDGVEHKFPPFLERVIQRIQTYFSIYKYTDTSKPVREDYKPTTTTTLTANAPLPDETLTLGANEIDVNLSSGHISNGINRNNKTSLTLNKSTRRPLTTTITITTRATTPSVIINDADEENEFIEIKNNKSINNENKKL